In Phragmites australis chromosome 16, lpPhrAust1.1, whole genome shotgun sequence, one DNA window encodes the following:
- the LOC133894776 gene encoding uncharacterized protein LOC133894776 isoform X1: MEKKDLLGVRKKLPPAKRPRRKMVTPAPAVGGALVKAIVDYLASDSYMYAPLLPLRHRRSPRQRPPRRLRPLLLDREKLPAGLTA; encoded by the exons ATGGAGAAGAAGGATCTGCTCGGCGTCCGGAAGAAGCTGCCACCGGCGAAGCGGCCGCGGCGCAAGATGGTGACGCCCGCGCCGGCCGTCGGCGGGGCCCTTGTGAAGGCGATCGTGGACTACCTCGCGTCCGATTCCTACATGTACGCGccgctcctccccctccgccaccgccgcagccCAAGACAGCGCCCTCCGCGGCGGCTCCGTCCACTCCTCCTG GACAGGGAGAAGCTACCGGCTGGTCTAACTGCTTGA
- the LOC133894776 gene encoding uncharacterized protein LOC133894776 isoform X2: protein MEKKDLLGVRKKLPPAKRPRRKMVTPAPAVGGALVKAIVDYLASDSYMYAPLLPLRHRRSPRQRPPRRLRPLLLRKK from the exons ATGGAGAAGAAGGATCTGCTCGGCGTCCGGAAGAAGCTGCCACCGGCGAAGCGGCCGCGGCGCAAGATGGTGACGCCCGCGCCGGCCGTCGGCGGGGCCCTTGTGAAGGCGATCGTGGACTACCTCGCGTCCGATTCCTACATGTACGCGccgctcctccccctccgccaccgccgcagccCAAGACAGCGCCCTCCGCGGCGGCTCCGTCCACTCCTCCTG AGAAAGAAGTAA
- the LOC133895680 gene encoding very-long-chain aldehyde decarbonylase GL1-1-like, giving the protein MGAPLASWPWENLGSYKYLLYGPLLAKAVASRAWESTSPDHWCFLLFLLFGLRALTYNLWCGFSNMLFLNRRRLIVRDGADFEQIDKERHWDNFLILQFWMAAMALYAFPSLRHLPLWDARGVAMALLFHVAVTEPLFYLVHRAFHKGQLFASYHSLPHSVKVLQPSTAGLATPLEHLAMSGLMAVPIAAACATGLGSSGLLFGYTLAFDFLRGMGLCNVEVFPGRLFQAVPAARYLIAPPTYHSIHHTDKDSNFCLFMPLFDLLGGTLNDKSWELQKKNSAGADEIPGFVFMVHVVDLMSSAHNNVRSRSHASRPYSATPATVLLWPVAFVFMAMLWAWSKTFLYSFYRLRGQLLQTWIVPRYGFQYFLPFAKDGINRQIETAILRANKMGVKVISLAALNKNESLNGGGALFVRRHPDLRVRVVHGNTLTAAVILREIPEGVAEVFLTGATSKLGRAIALYLCRKRVRVMMLTASEERFRKVQEEAPPEAQQFLVRVTEYQSAQHCKTWIVGKWLSPLEQLRAPAGTHFHQFVVPPITRFRRDCTYGKLAAMRLPADVQGLGTCEYTMDRGVVHACHAGGVVHFLEGYENHEVGAIDVDRIDVVWEAALRHGLRPA; this is encoded by the exons ATGGGAGCCCCACTGGCGTCTTGGCCATGGGAGAACCTGGGCTCCTACAAG TACTTGCTGTACGGGCCGCTGCTCGCCAAGGCCGTAGCCTCCAGAGCATGGGAGAGCACGAGCCCGGACCACTGgtgcttcctcctcttcctcctgttCGGCCTCCGGGCGCTGACCTACAACCTCTGGTGCGGCTTCAGCAACATGCTGTTCCTCAACCGGCGGCGCCTGATCGTCCGGGACGGCGCCGACTTCGAGCAGATTGACAAGGAGCGGCACTG ggacAACTTCCTGATCCTACAGTTCTGGATGGCGGCCATGGCCTTGTACGCCTTCCCTTCCCTGAGACACCTCCCACTCTGGGACGCAAGGGGCGTGGCCATGGCGCTCCTGTTCCATGTCGCGGTCACGGAGCCCCTCTTCTACCTCGTGCACAGGGCCTTCCACAAAGGGCAGCTCTTCGCCAGTTACCACTCGCTCCCCCACTCCGTCAAAGTCCTCCAGCCTTCCACAG CCGGGCTCGCGACGCCTCTGGAGCACCTGGCGATGAGCGGGCTCATGGCGGTGCCCATCGCGGCCGCCTGCGCGACGGGGCTCGGCTCGTCCGGGCTGCTGTTCGGCTACACGCTGGCGTTCGACTTCCTCAGGGGCATGGGGCTCTGCAACGTGGAGGTGTTCCCCGGCCGGCTCTTCCAGGCCGTCCCGGCCGCCAGATACCTCATCGCCCCGCCAAC ATATCATAGTATTCACCACACGGACAAGGACAGTAACTTCTGTCTGTTTATGCCACTGTTTGATCTGCTCGGAGGCACACTGAATGACAAGTCCTGGGAGCTGCAGAAGAAAAATAGTGCAG GGGCCGACGAGATCCCCGGCTTCGTGTTCATGGTCCACGTCGTCGACTTGATGTCGTCCGCACACAACAACGTGCGGAGCAGGAGCCATGCCTCGCGGCCGTACTCCGCCACGCCGGCGACCGTGCTGCTTTGGCCCGTCGCGTTCGTGTTCATGGCAATGCTCTGGGCTTGGTCCAAGACCTTCCTCTACTCCTTCTACAGGCTCCGGGGCCAGCTGCTCCAGACCTGGATCGTCCCCAGATACGGCTTCCAA TACTTTTTACCGTTTGCAAAAGATGGCATCAACAGGCAGATCGAGACGGCGATCCTGAGGGCCAACAAGATGGGCGTCAAAGTGATCAGCCTCGCAGCACTGAACAAG AACGAGTCGCTCAACGGCGGGGGCGCCCTGTTCGTGAGGAGGCACCCGGACCTGAGGGTGCGCGTCGTCCACGGCAACACGCTCACGGCGGCGGTGATCCTGCGGGAGATCCCCGAGGGCGTGGCGGAGGTGTTCCTGACGGGCGCCACGTCCAAGCTCGGCCGCGCCATCGCGCTCTACCTCTGCAGGAAGAGAGTTCGCGTCATG ATGCTGACGGCGTCGGAGGAGAGGTTTCGTAAGGTCCAGGAGGAGGCGCCCCCCGAGGCCCAGCAGTTCCTGGTCCGGGTCACCGAATACCAGTCTGCACAGCACTGTAAG ACGTGGATCGTGGGGAAGTGGCTGTCCCCGCTGGAGCAGCTGCGGGCGCCGGCGGGCACGCACTTCCACCAGTTCGTGGTGCCGCCCATCACCCGCTTCCGCCGGGACTGCACCTACGGCAAGCTCGCTGCCATGCGCCTGCCCGCCGACGTGCAGGGCCTCGGCACGTGCGAG TACACCATGGATCGCGGCGTGGTGCACGCCTGCCACGCGGGCGGCGTGGTGCACTTTCTGGAGGGGTACGAGAACCACGAGGTCGGCGCCATAGACGTCGACCGCATCGACGTCGTCTGGGAGGCCGCGCTGCGCCACGGCCTGCGCCCCGCCTGA